One stretch of Actinacidiphila sp. DG2A-62 DNA includes these proteins:
- a CDS encoding DsbA family oxidoreductase translates to MKVEIYSDIACPWCYLGKARFEKALADFPGADSVEIVYRPFQLDPSAPEEPLPHREVLAAKFGAQAAAMDERIASLGAAEGVVFDFDTVLENNSLLAHRLLGYALREYGPQAQGRLKGLLMAGHFGEGLDIGDRERLADVAARAGLDRDGVVSFLAGEELREEVLAEIAEAREIGVTAVPTFVFEGQWAIQGGQAPETFLQALTQIAGAER, encoded by the coding sequence GTGAAGGTCGAGATCTACAGCGATATCGCGTGCCCCTGGTGCTACCTGGGCAAGGCCCGGTTCGAGAAGGCCCTCGCCGACTTCCCCGGGGCGGACTCCGTGGAGATCGTCTACCGGCCCTTCCAGCTCGACCCGTCCGCGCCCGAGGAGCCGCTGCCGCACCGCGAGGTGCTCGCGGCGAAGTTCGGGGCGCAGGCCGCGGCGATGGACGAGCGGATCGCCTCGCTCGGCGCGGCCGAGGGCGTCGTCTTCGACTTCGACACCGTGCTGGAGAACAACTCGCTGCTCGCGCACCGGCTGCTGGGCTACGCGCTGCGCGAGTACGGCCCGCAGGCCCAGGGGCGGCTCAAGGGGCTGCTGATGGCCGGGCACTTCGGGGAGGGACTCGACATCGGCGACCGGGAGCGGCTCGCGGACGTCGCGGCACGCGCGGGGCTCGACCGCGACGGCGTCGTCTCCTTCCTCGCGGGGGAGGAACTCCGCGAGGAAGTGCTCGCCGAGATCGCGGAGGCCCGGGAGATCGGGGTCACGGCGGTGCCGACGTTCGTCTTCGAGGGGCAGTGGGCGATCCAGGGGGGCCAGGCCCCGGAGACGTTCCTCCAGGCCCTCACACAGATCGCCGGCGCCGAGCGCTGA
- a CDS encoding ATP-binding protein has product MAQEAAERTRPEDYPDGVWLAELAPLDDPTAIPHAVLNALGRRDTVVLSSPGYTADDPLDRLFEHCAQRRLLLVLDNCEHVVDEAALVTAALLAECPGVTVLATSREPLGVPGEVVRPVEPLPPLPAYRLFAERAAAVPGGGARLAERDEEAVHEICRRLDGLPLAIELAAARLRALSPRQIADRLDDRFRLLTGGSRTLLPRQQTLRAVVDWSWELLDEPERAALCTLSVFSGGCTLPAAEAVCGPDALDAVAQLVDKSLVLVEHGHPGGTRYRLLETIHEYAAERLAEHPEQAAAAGARHTAYHRELARTVDAGLRGADQLRLLDVMETEMDNMRAAINRALASRAEADAAALVLSMGWFCWLRNYRDEGGSWLSRVIALGGPPAEDPADPMYWPRLDLRLLDFLVKSDGAAERDWFSEEAMRTAELLSRAYRAGGPAAARFPGLLWPFTLYLIGEDARGCSDMVVANCRAYGGDWEVAAALMFRAHTAVDAPGQLTSVDADLAELRELCAHLGDRWIRAQLHSASGEAETLRCQYEQARADFEAAVALTRELGAYGEGAFLVGRLAELAHRSGDDETAAKLCAQAEEEAERYAVMDAVTYLRYLRSLLLLRGGDTEGARALHASAEGHLAEGTPPPVFPVLMRSLGARITAAEGDPLGALTGFAEAARAAQEAHCTDPVLAAQLDAAAELLLPLGAPADAVRLAAAADAVRGALPRTVPEEAAHQELRRAADAALSPRELAAARAAAAGTDRVGAVRLLTRAVARLQVAR; this is encoded by the coding sequence CTGGCACAGGAGGCCGCCGAGCGCACCCGCCCCGAGGACTACCCCGACGGCGTCTGGCTGGCCGAACTGGCCCCGCTGGACGACCCCACCGCCATCCCGCACGCCGTGCTGAACGCGCTGGGCCGCCGCGACACCGTCGTGCTGTCCTCGCCCGGCTACACCGCCGACGATCCGCTGGACCGGCTGTTCGAGCACTGCGCGCAGCGCCGCCTGCTGCTGGTGCTCGACAACTGCGAGCACGTGGTGGACGAGGCGGCCCTGGTCACCGCCGCGCTGCTGGCCGAGTGCCCCGGCGTGACCGTGCTCGCCACCAGCCGCGAGCCGCTCGGCGTGCCCGGCGAGGTGGTGCGCCCGGTCGAGCCGCTGCCGCCGCTGCCCGCGTACCGGCTGTTCGCCGAGCGTGCCGCGGCCGTGCCCGGCGGCGGCGCCCGGCTCGCCGAGCGCGACGAGGAGGCCGTCCACGAGATCTGCCGCCGGCTGGACGGCCTGCCGCTGGCCATCGAGCTGGCCGCGGCCCGGCTGCGCGCGCTGTCCCCGCGGCAGATCGCCGACCGGCTGGACGACCGGTTCCGGCTGCTGACCGGCGGCAGCCGCACCCTGCTGCCGCGCCAGCAGACGCTGCGCGCGGTGGTCGACTGGTCCTGGGAGCTGCTGGACGAGCCCGAGCGCGCCGCGCTGTGCACGCTGAGCGTGTTCTCCGGCGGCTGCACCCTGCCCGCCGCCGAGGCGGTGTGCGGGCCCGACGCGCTGGACGCCGTCGCCCAGCTGGTGGACAAGTCGCTCGTGCTGGTCGAGCACGGCCACCCCGGCGGTACCCGCTACCGCCTGCTGGAGACCATCCACGAGTACGCCGCGGAACGGCTCGCCGAGCACCCCGAGCAGGCCGCCGCGGCCGGCGCCCGGCACACCGCCTACCACCGGGAGCTGGCCAGGACCGTCGACGCCGGGCTGCGCGGCGCCGACCAGCTGCGGCTGCTGGACGTCATGGAGACCGAGATGGACAACATGAGGGCCGCGATCAACCGCGCCCTCGCCTCCCGCGCCGAGGCCGACGCCGCCGCGCTGGTGCTGTCCATGGGCTGGTTCTGCTGGCTGCGCAACTACCGCGACGAGGGCGGCAGCTGGCTCAGCAGGGTGATCGCGCTGGGCGGCCCGCCGGCCGAGGACCCGGCCGACCCGATGTACTGGCCGCGGCTGGACCTGCGGCTGCTGGACTTCCTGGTCAAGAGCGACGGCGCCGCCGAACGCGACTGGTTCTCCGAGGAGGCGATGCGCACCGCGGAACTGCTCAGCCGCGCCTACCGCGCGGGCGGTCCCGCCGCCGCCCGCTTCCCGGGCCTGCTGTGGCCGTTCACCCTCTACCTGATCGGCGAGGACGCGCGCGGCTGCAGCGACATGGTCGTCGCCAACTGCCGAGCGTACGGCGGCGACTGGGAGGTGGCCGCGGCGCTGATGTTCCGCGCCCACACCGCCGTGGACGCGCCCGGCCAGCTCACCTCCGTCGACGCCGACCTCGCCGAACTGCGCGAGCTGTGCGCCCACCTCGGCGACCGCTGGATACGCGCCCAGCTGCACAGCGCCAGCGGCGAGGCCGAGACGCTGCGCTGCCAGTACGAACAGGCCCGCGCCGACTTCGAGGCGGCCGTCGCGCTCACCCGCGAGCTGGGCGCGTACGGCGAGGGCGCCTTCCTCGTCGGCCGCCTGGCCGAACTCGCCCACCGCTCCGGCGACGACGAGACCGCCGCCAAGCTGTGCGCGCAGGCCGAGGAGGAGGCCGAGCGGTACGCGGTGATGGACGCCGTGACGTACCTGCGCTATCTCAGGAGCCTGCTGCTGCTGCGCGGCGGCGACACCGAGGGGGCCCGCGCGCTGCACGCCTCGGCCGAGGGGCACCTCGCCGAGGGCACCCCGCCCCCGGTGTTCCCGGTGCTGATGCGCTCCCTGGGCGCCCGCATCACCGCGGCCGAGGGCGACCCGCTGGGCGCGCTGACGGGCTTCGCCGAGGCCGCGCGGGCCGCGCAGGAGGCCCACTGCACCGATCCGGTGCTCGCCGCGCAGCTGGACGCCGCGGCCGAGCTGCTGCTGCCGCTGGGCGCCCCGGCCGACGCCGTACGGCTCGCGGCCGCCGCGGACGCGGTGCGGGGCGCGCTGCCGCGCACGGTCCCCGAGGAGGCGGCGCACCAGGAGCTGCGGCGCGCCGCGGACGCCGCCTTGTCCCCGCGTGAGCTGGCCGCGGCGCGGGCCGCGGCGGCGGGCACCGACCGGGTCGGCGCGGTCCGCCTGCTCACGCGCGCGGTCGCGCGGCTCCAGGTCGCGCGATGA
- a CDS encoding TetR/AcrR family transcriptional regulator → MHIQDVQRVATSASGGPGGAAAPGGGTGHTTGSHRPAPLRVDAQRNLEHVLRAAREVFGELGYGAPMEDVARRARVGVGTVYRRFPSKDVLVRRIAEEETARLTEQARSALGQEDEAWSALARFLRTSAASGAGRLLPPQVLRVEEGAEEAESAQEVRGEVREEVRGEVRGETRGEVGEYGRAYSPGGPDAARVPQQRVRLPLPGEAATAERERSGREAAAGGEARGDAGDGVPELLDVVGRLVERAREAGELRRDVSVADVLLVIATAAPALPDAAQQAAASSRLLDILLDGLRSRPGA, encoded by the coding sequence ATGCACATTCAGGATGTTCAGCGCGTCGCGACGTCCGCATCCGGTGGCCCCGGCGGGGCCGCCGCGCCGGGCGGCGGGACGGGGCACACGACGGGCTCGCACCGGCCGGCGCCGCTGCGGGTGGACGCACAGCGCAACCTCGAACACGTGCTGCGCGCGGCCCGCGAGGTCTTCGGCGAGCTGGGGTACGGCGCGCCGATGGAGGACGTGGCGCGTCGCGCGCGGGTCGGCGTCGGTACGGTCTACCGCCGCTTCCCCAGCAAGGACGTGCTGGTCAGGCGGATCGCCGAGGAGGAGACCGCGCGGCTGACCGAGCAGGCGCGCAGCGCGCTCGGGCAGGAGGACGAGGCGTGGTCGGCGCTGGCGCGGTTCCTGCGGACGTCGGCGGCGTCGGGGGCGGGGCGGCTGCTGCCGCCGCAGGTTCTGCGCGTCGAGGAGGGCGCGGAGGAGGCGGAGTCCGCGCAGGAGGTTCGCGGGGAGGTCCGCGAGGAGGTGCGCGGCGAGGTTCGCGGCGAGACGCGCGGCGAGGTCGGCGAGTACGGGCGGGCGTACTCGCCCGGGGGGCCCGACGCGGCGCGGGTGCCGCAGCAGCGGGTGCGGCTGCCGTTGCCGGGGGAGGCGGCGACGGCGGAGCGGGAGCGGTCGGGGCGCGAGGCCGCGGCCGGCGGCGAGGCCCGGGGCGACGCCGGGGATGGCGTGCCGGAGTTGCTGGATGTCGTCGGGCGGTTGGTGGAGCGGGCGCGGGAGGCGGGTGAGTTGAGGCGGGACGTGTCGGTGGCGGATGTGCTGCTCGTCATCGCGACGGCGGCGCCGGCCTTGCCGGATGCGGCGCAGCAGGCGGCGGCGTCCTCGCGGCTGCTCGACATCCTCCTCGACGGCCTCCGCTCTCGCCCGGGAGCGTGA
- a CDS encoding ATP-binding SpoIIE family protein phosphatase: MNLTRWSGRLPGTQRRGAVPAARGKASDPAGGSPGGPGEPGGARTGGAAGGSGSGSGGGPAGGADGGQDGGTGARSGPGASGPAGAGGPASAGGTGRRDAVATAGGRGGEAAGADAGAFPGAFPDATGLAAVTEAVAGAGTPGTAGAAGALGAGSGPDTGAAALLATLPALIAVTHGPAHRVAFVNDAYTDVFGPRAAGAPAREALPELDELGLLPLMDQVHRSGRPRTVKARKVTRADGAAVTRQGYFTFTCTPVRAGEQDPERRGVLVFAADVTDQVQSAERLRESERRLRDTAVTLQRSLLPQQLEQPDDLRVAATYQPGGTDAAVGGDWYDVITLGAGRTAVVIGDVMGRGVRAAAVMGQLRTAVRAYARLDLPPHEVVQLLDGLTSEIDATQIATCVYAVHDPSEGRLSYASAGHLPILIRDPDGEVRRIDEPTGPPLGTGGWMHTSGAVPLGPGCTAVLYTDGLIERRDRDIDEGVDTLTQALAGASGAPAVICDRLLRSLGVTSEHDDDVAVLVLQHPDHSGSNEAELFRNASLDLLGGVEAAPRARAFASGVLASWRFPVELRDLGVLAASELVANSLKHGHPPMRLRLRRTDRRLIIEVTDGDEHLPRQRRAEPADEAGRGISIIATIASNWGSRRTPGGGKAVWCEFALPS; encoded by the coding sequence TTGAACCTGACGCGCTGGAGCGGCCGGCTCCCCGGAACACAGCGGCGTGGCGCCGTCCCCGCGGCCCGCGGCAAGGCGAGCGACCCCGCGGGCGGCTCCCCGGGCGGGCCCGGCGAGCCGGGCGGCGCCCGGACCGGCGGCGCGGCCGGCGGCTCAGGCAGCGGCTCAGGCGGAGGGCCTGCCGGCGGCGCGGACGGGGGTCAGGACGGGGGCACGGGCGCGAGGTCCGGGCCCGGTGCGAGCGGTCCCGCGGGCGCCGGCGGTCCCGCGAGCGCGGGCGGTACGGGACGGCGCGACGCCGTCGCCACAGCGGGCGGGCGCGGCGGTGAGGCCGCCGGCGCGGACGCCGGCGCATTCCCCGGCGCATTCCCCGACGCGACGGGACTCGCCGCGGTCACGGAGGCCGTCGCGGGCGCGGGTACTCCCGGCACGGCCGGTGCCGCGGGCGCCCTCGGCGCGGGCTCCGGGCCGGACACCGGCGCCGCCGCCCTCCTCGCCACCCTCCCCGCGCTCATCGCGGTCACCCACGGCCCCGCCCACCGCGTCGCCTTCGTCAACGACGCCTACACCGACGTCTTCGGCCCGCGCGCCGCCGGCGCCCCCGCCCGCGAGGCACTGCCCGAACTCGACGAACTCGGCCTGCTCCCGCTGATGGACCAGGTCCACCGCAGCGGTCGCCCACGCACCGTCAAGGCGCGCAAAGTCACCCGTGCGGACGGCGCGGCCGTCACTCGTCAGGGTTACTTCACCTTCACCTGCACCCCGGTCCGCGCCGGCGAACAGGACCCCGAGCGCCGCGGCGTCCTTGTCTTCGCCGCCGACGTCACCGACCAGGTCCAGTCGGCCGAGCGCCTGCGCGAGAGCGAGCGCCGCCTCCGCGACACCGCCGTGACCCTCCAGCGCAGCCTGCTCCCGCAGCAGCTGGAGCAGCCCGACGACCTGCGCGTCGCCGCCACCTACCAGCCCGGCGGCACCGACGCCGCGGTCGGCGGCGACTGGTACGACGTGATCACCCTCGGCGCCGGCCGCACCGCCGTCGTCATCGGCGACGTCATGGGCCGCGGGGTGCGCGCCGCCGCCGTCATGGGCCAGCTGCGCACCGCCGTACGGGCCTACGCGCGGCTCGACCTGCCGCCGCACGAGGTCGTCCAGCTCCTGGACGGCCTCACCTCCGAGATCGACGCCACCCAGATCGCCACCTGCGTCTACGCCGTCCACGACCCCAGCGAGGGACGGCTCTCCTATGCCAGCGCCGGTCACCTGCCGATCCTGATCCGCGACCCGGACGGCGAGGTGCGGCGTATCGACGAGCCGACCGGGCCGCCGCTGGGCACCGGCGGCTGGATGCACACCTCCGGCGCCGTCCCGCTGGGGCCCGGCTGCACGGCCGTCCTCTACACCGACGGCCTCATCGAGCGGCGCGACCGCGACATCGACGAGGGCGTCGACACGCTGACGCAGGCGCTGGCGGGCGCGAGCGGCGCGCCGGCCGTCATCTGCGACCGCCTGCTGCGGTCGCTCGGCGTCACGTCCGAGCACGACGACGACGTGGCCGTCCTGGTGCTGCAACACCCCGATCACTCCGGCAGCAACGAGGCAGAGCTGTTCAGGAACGCGTCGCTCGACCTCCTCGGCGGGGTCGAGGCGGCGCCGCGGGCGCGGGCGTTCGCGTCGGGGGTGCTGGCGTCGTGGCGGTTCCCGGTGGAGCTGCGGGACCTGGGAGTGCTGGCGGCGAGCGAGCTGGTGGCGAACTCGTTGAAGCACGGGCACCCGCCCATGCGGTTGCGGCTCCGCCGCACGGATCGGCGGCTCATCATCGAGGTGACGGACGGGGATGAGCATCTGCCGCGGCAGCGGCGGGCGGAGCCGGCGGACGAGGCGGGGCGGGGGATCTCGATCATCGCGACGATCGCGTCCAACTGGGGGTCGCGGCGGACGCCGGGCGGGGGCAAGGCGGTCTGGTGCGAGTTCGCCCTCCCGAGCTAA
- a CDS encoding NAD(P)/FAD-dependent oxidoreductase has protein sequence MTTESTPLAKGSTPRILVVGGGYVGMYAALRLQRKLKPPRERDQERTAEVRAAAPAPAEIVVVEPQPYMTYQPFLPEAAAGSISPRHVVVPLRRLLDRCRIVVGEARAIDHARRVATVATLATAQDGGAELEIPYDQLVLAPGSISRTLPVPGLAEHGIGFTTVEEAIGLRNHVLEQLDIASATRDAEVREAALTFVFVGGGYAGTEALAELENMARYAVRYYHNIQPDDLKWVLVEATGRILPEVGEELGRYAVRELRGRNVDVRLETRLVSCEGRVAVLSDGAHLPTRTLVWTAGVKPAPVLAASGLPLDARGRLRADATLRVVGDGGPVAGVWSGGDAAAVPDLAADDPGALCAPNAQHAVRQARVLADNLVAELRGGGQLTEYRHKHAGSVASLGLHEGVAHLYGRKVTGYPAWLIHRAYHLSRVPTVNRKAKVLAEWVLAGLFTREIVSLGSLEHPRAEFELAAGGGPDDDRR, from the coding sequence ATGACGACGGAGTCGACACCTTTGGCCAAGGGAAGCACGCCGCGCATTCTCGTGGTCGGCGGTGGCTATGTCGGTATGTATGCGGCCCTGCGCCTGCAGCGCAAGCTGAAACCGCCGCGCGAACGCGATCAGGAGCGCACCGCGGAGGTCCGGGCCGCCGCACCCGCGCCCGCCGAGATCGTCGTCGTCGAACCGCAGCCGTACATGACGTACCAGCCGTTCCTGCCCGAGGCCGCGGCCGGCTCGATCTCGCCGCGGCACGTCGTCGTGCCGCTGCGCCGTCTGCTCGACCGCTGCCGCATCGTCGTCGGCGAGGCGCGCGCGATCGACCACGCGCGGCGGGTGGCCACCGTCGCCACGCTCGCCACCGCCCAGGACGGCGGCGCCGAGCTGGAGATCCCGTACGACCAGCTCGTGCTCGCGCCCGGGTCGATCTCGCGCACCCTGCCGGTGCCGGGGCTGGCCGAGCACGGCATCGGCTTCACGACCGTCGAGGAGGCCATCGGCCTGCGCAACCACGTGCTGGAGCAGCTCGACATCGCCTCCGCCACGCGCGACGCCGAGGTCCGCGAGGCCGCGCTGACCTTCGTCTTCGTCGGCGGCGGATACGCCGGCACCGAGGCGCTCGCCGAGCTGGAGAACATGGCCCGCTACGCCGTGCGCTACTACCACAACATCCAGCCCGACGACCTGAAATGGGTCCTGGTCGAGGCCACCGGGCGCATCCTGCCCGAGGTCGGCGAGGAGCTGGGCCGCTACGCGGTGCGGGAACTGCGCGGCCGCAACGTCGACGTCCGCCTGGAGACCCGCCTGGTCTCGTGCGAGGGGCGCGTCGCCGTCCTCTCCGACGGCGCGCACCTGCCCACCCGCACGCTCGTGTGGACGGCCGGCGTCAAGCCCGCGCCGGTGCTCGCCGCCTCCGGGCTGCCGCTGGACGCCCGCGGCCGGCTGCGCGCGGACGCGACGCTGCGGGTGGTCGGCGACGGCGGCCCGGTGGCGGGCGTCTGGTCGGGCGGCGACGCCGCGGCCGTCCCCGATCTCGCCGCCGACGACCCGGGCGCGCTGTGCGCGCCCAACGCCCAGCACGCGGTGCGCCAGGCGCGCGTCCTGGCCGACAACCTCGTGGCCGAACTGCGCGGCGGCGGGCAGCTCACCGAGTACCGCCACAAGCACGCCGGCTCGGTGGCCTCGCTCGGCCTGCACGAGGGCGTCGCGCACCTCTACGGCCGCAAGGTCACCGGCTATCCGGCCTGGCTGATCCACCGCGCGTACCACCTCAGCCGGGTGCCGACCGTCAACCGCAAGGCCAAGGTGCTGGCCGAATGGGTGCTCGCCGGCCTGTTCACACGCGAGATCGTCTCGCTCGGGTCGCTGGAGCACCCGCGTGCCGAGTTCGAACTCGCCGCGGGCGGCGGGCCGGACGACGACCGCCGCTGA
- a CDS encoding MFS transporter, with protein sequence MTTAMGAALRRIQLGNALSAFGNGFTVPFTFIYVSQVRGLGAGIAGAVLATFAIAALFVLPFTGRLIDRRGPVPVAVAGTVLAASGSLGLGLSGSEAGVIAAAGALGAGISVVQPALATMIVWCSTTATRSRAFATQFFLNNLGLGVGGLIGGLIVDTAHPSSFIRLFGIEAAMFLVLGAVVAGTRLPHAERSREAIRPSEVDGAPGGGWRVLLADRAMVMLCVLGFVMFFACYGQFESGLSAFAVEVTRISPATLGVALAANTAVIVLAQFVVLRLVEYRRRSRVIAGVGVVWSVAWLVAWVSGLVHGHHVVAVAAIISTYALFGLGEAMLAPTVSPLVADLAPARMVGQYNSAFALVKQLALALGPAVGGLLVGAGAYTAYIAMLVLCALGITGVALALGRRLSPAHDLPRRSRVVAHSASTNAPVSA encoded by the coding sequence GTGACCACCGCGATGGGCGCTGCGCTGCGCCGGATCCAGCTGGGGAACGCACTGAGCGCGTTCGGGAACGGCTTCACCGTGCCGTTCACGTTCATCTACGTGTCCCAGGTACGCGGCCTGGGCGCGGGCATCGCCGGTGCGGTGCTCGCGACGTTCGCCATCGCCGCGCTCTTCGTGCTGCCCTTCACCGGGCGGCTCATCGACCGGCGCGGTCCCGTTCCCGTCGCCGTGGCCGGCACCGTGCTCGCCGCCTCCGGGTCCCTCGGGCTCGGGCTGTCCGGCAGCGAGGCCGGTGTCATCGCCGCGGCGGGCGCGCTGGGCGCGGGCATATCCGTCGTCCAGCCGGCCCTCGCCACCATGATCGTCTGGTGCTCGACCACCGCGACCCGCTCACGCGCCTTCGCGACCCAGTTCTTCCTGAACAACCTCGGGCTCGGCGTCGGCGGCCTGATCGGCGGCCTGATCGTGGACACGGCACACCCGTCGTCCTTCATCCGGCTGTTCGGCATCGAGGCCGCGATGTTCCTGGTCCTGGGTGCGGTCGTGGCCGGCACCCGGCTGCCGCACGCCGAGCGCTCCCGCGAGGCGATACGCCCGTCCGAGGTCGACGGGGCTCCGGGCGGCGGTTGGCGCGTCCTGCTCGCGGACCGGGCGATGGTGATGCTGTGCGTGCTCGGCTTCGTGATGTTCTTCGCGTGCTACGGGCAGTTCGAATCGGGCCTGTCCGCCTTCGCGGTGGAGGTCACGCGCATCTCCCCGGCCACGCTGGGTGTCGCGCTGGCCGCGAACACGGCGGTCATCGTGCTCGCGCAGTTCGTCGTGCTCCGCCTGGTCGAGTACCGCAGGCGCAGCCGGGTCATCGCGGGTGTCGGCGTGGTCTGGTCGGTGGCCTGGCTCGTCGCGTGGGTCTCCGGGCTCGTCCACGGGCACCACGTCGTCGCGGTCGCGGCGATCATCTCCACGTACGCGCTGTTCGGGCTGGGCGAGGCGATGCTCGCGCCGACCGTGTCGCCGCTCGTCGCGGATCTCGCTCCCGCGCGGATGGTGGGGCAGTACAACTCCGCGTTCGCGCTGGTCAAGCAGCTTGCGCTCGCGCTCGGGCCGGCGGTGGGCGGCCTCCTCGTCGGCGCCGGCGCCTACACCGCGTACATCGCCATGCTGGTGCTCTGCGCTCTCGGCATCACCGGCGTCGCGCTCGCGCTGGGCCGCCGGCTCTCCCCGGCACACGATCTCCCCCGACGCTCCCGCGTCGTCGCCCACTCCGCTTCCACAAACGCCCCCGTCTCCGCGTGA
- a CDS encoding sigma-70 family RNA polymerase sigma factor, whose protein sequence is MPRADASDAPAPDGTSAGAAATADPGALSDAELVDLVRAGQDSAYEELYRRHAESVRRYARTCCRDTYTAEDLTGEVFARTLQAIRGGSGPQFAVRAYLLTTVRRVAATWGSTAKREQLVEDFAVFAVSAAGSSATEETADLGADVRAMHEAERSLAIQAFRTLPERWQTVLWHTAVEDESPSAVAPLLGLTPNATAVLAHRAREGLRQAYLQAHVSSSLTTEGECARYADRLGAHARGGLRLRADRELNRHLKECARCSAASMELADLNSALKGLLPVAYIGWFAAAGAAKAAAVVAGGTAAAGAAGGAAAAATGSGSSAAAGGGAAASEGLGAPVKAGIAAGVVAVAAAAALAFALTGGDGKQPPPPKAKAKETVAAPVATIPPTPAPKPTPSPPVVAPVVPPPSPAPTHAPAPAPRPSPKPSPTPVVTTPPAPKPTPSPTPPPTTPPTTPPTTPPPAPTAYQVDSLPVGRPGDGATEPTIRQAPGGWWWDRSSPSVGGTVYDHGITVHAPSTVTIDLNRACVTYDARAGVDDLVRVARFARTQLEFSVYGDGVRLYGSGPVGAGDPAVPVHVGIAGYATLTLVVEPVGRGLGFANLADWADSTITCT, encoded by the coding sequence ATGCCGCGAGCGGACGCTTCGGACGCGCCCGCCCCGGACGGGACAAGCGCAGGCGCAGCCGCCACCGCGGACCCCGGCGCCCTCTCGGACGCCGAGCTCGTGGACCTGGTGCGGGCCGGACAGGACAGCGCGTACGAGGAGCTGTACCGCAGGCACGCAGAATCGGTACGCCGCTACGCCCGGACGTGCTGCCGGGACACGTACACCGCCGAGGACCTGACCGGCGAGGTCTTCGCCCGCACGCTGCAGGCGATCCGCGGCGGCAGCGGTCCGCAGTTCGCGGTGCGCGCGTACCTGCTCACCACCGTGCGGCGGGTCGCCGCGACCTGGGGCAGCACCGCCAAGCGCGAGCAGCTCGTCGAGGACTTCGCGGTGTTCGCGGTCAGCGCGGCCGGCTCCTCGGCGACCGAGGAGACCGCGGACCTGGGCGCGGACGTGCGCGCGATGCACGAGGCGGAGCGTTCGCTGGCGATCCAGGCGTTCCGCACGCTGCCCGAGCGGTGGCAGACCGTGCTGTGGCACACCGCCGTCGAGGACGAGTCGCCGAGCGCCGTCGCGCCGCTGCTCGGCCTGACGCCGAACGCCACGGCCGTGCTCGCGCACCGCGCCCGCGAGGGGCTGCGCCAGGCGTACCTGCAGGCGCACGTCAGTTCCAGCCTCACCACCGAGGGCGAGTGCGCGCGGTACGCCGACCGGCTCGGCGCCCATGCGCGGGGCGGCCTGCGGCTGCGCGCCGACCGGGAGTTGAACCGGCATCTGAAGGAGTGCGCGCGGTGCAGCGCGGCCTCGATGGAGCTGGCCGACCTCAACTCGGCGCTCAAGGGGCTGCTGCCGGTCGCGTACATCGGCTGGTTCGCAGCCGCCGGTGCGGCCAAGGCCGCGGCCGTCGTCGCGGGCGGCACCGCCGCCGCGGGCGCCGCGGGGGGCGCCGCCGCGGCGGCGACGGGTTCCGGGAGCAGCGCGGCCGCGGGCGGGGGCGCCGCGGCGAGCGAGGGGCTGGGCGCGCCGGTCAAGGCCGGCATCGCGGCGGGCGTGGTGGCGGTCGCCGCGGCGGCCGCGCTCGCTTTCGCGCTGACCGGGGGCGACGGCAAGCAGCCGCCTCCGCCCAAGGCCAAGGCCAAGGAGACGGTCGCCGCGCCCGTCGCGACGATCCCGCCGACGCCCGCGCCGAAACCCACGCCGTCGCCGCCGGTGGTGGCGCCGGTCGTGCCGCCGCCGTCGCCTGCGCCCACCCACGCCCCGGCGCCCGCGCCCAGGCCGAGCCCCAAGCCGTCGCCGACGCCGGTGGTCACGACGCCGCCCGCGCCGAAGCCGACGCCCAGCCCGACTCCGCCGCCCACCACTCCCCCGACGACGCCGCCGACCACACCGCCGCCCGCGCCGACCGCCTACCAGGTCGACTCGCTGCCGGTGGGCCGGCCGGGCGACGGTGCGACCGAGCCGACGATCCGGCAGGCGCCGGGCGGCTGGTGGTGGGACCGGTCGTCGCCGTCCGTCGGCGGGACGGTGTACGACCACGGCATCACCGTGCACGCGCCGTCGACCGTGACGATCGACCTCAACCGGGCGTGCGTGACGTACGACGCGCGGGCCGGCGTCGACGACCTCGTACGGGTCGCGCGGTTCGCCCGCACCCAGCTGGAGTTCTCGGTGTACGGGGACGGGGTGCGGCTGTACGGCTCCGGGCCGGTCGGGGCCGGCGACCCGGCGGTGCCGGTGCACGTGGGCATCGCCGGCTACGCGACGCTGACGCTCGTGGTCGAGCCGGTGGGCCGCGGCCTCGGTTTCGCCAACCTGGCGGACTGGGCCGACTCCACCATCACCTGCACCTGA